ATTGCTTGGTGATGGTAGTGGATTTGATTCCATCTTCTAAAACAGTATACTTATCATCATTGTCTGTTTTGAGGCATTAAATTGAGCAAAATCagtgtgtttggataagagtttatttgaaatatttatttaaaataattactatagcactttttgtaatataatatatgtgagataaaaaagtgtattgaaatttgtgaatcaaattattttttctcaaatcatcccaatccaaacacactcagaGTGTGCACTAATGATAGTTCAAATGAGGAGAAAGGAATCGAACAAACTCCACAAATTGCCATTAGTGGTACAAAATTTGCTTAATACAGGAATACAACTTTTCCACGATCAGCTCACACCATTGTTGAACGAGCCCTCATGGCGAAACAGGGTGGTAGAGTATCAAAATATTAGAACAAAATGAAGGGTTGCATGTGCTTCTACAAACAAGAATGGATAGAAAAGCATCCTTGCACCAGAAAGCAAATGACTAAGGGTGTGAGCTATATTATGTAACAATAAAACACCATTTGGCCAATTATGGCCTCTTCAATGCTGTCTCCTCAAGTGATCACAAAGTCCAAAATTCCTTCAATTTTAAGGGCAATTCCTAATCACAAAGTGTCTCACTTGAATATCAAATCCATGTAAGGTTTGGTTGCAACCATCTGAAAGAAAAGTAAGCCAAAACATTTCTATTTCTCAATTCTTGAAACCATGCCTAGAAGAGAGTAGTTTTACAACAAGAATTAGGGGATGGTGGACAGCAGGAGTTCTCATGgaacaaaatcaaaagagaaataGTAAACATTGTAGGCGAGTCCTCCCTTGGCAATTAAGTTTCGAGAACTCCCTTAAGAATCAGCTTGGGGCATTTCCGTCCCTGCATACAAATCATTAACCGCCTACCTGAGATCCAAAGAGTGATGAAACACTGGCATGATCAATCTTCATGCTCATCTTCCCCTTCAGAATCTGTGCAACGCAAAGAGACATAAACCAAGTTTATAGGGACAGGAGATGCTGCTTTAGATTGCGAAGACCAAAACCATTTTAATAATATCAAATATAACTTTATCATGCAGAGAAATAGGAGAACCAAGCTCCCCGTTGTCCTCTTCAAGCTAATAAAGGATCACACAGCAGAAGGATAATCTCGAATTCCGAGTTATAAGATACCATGACCAACAAAATATACTCTTCAAATGTCAAAACACAATTATGCTAATATGTTTTCCCTTGAGGAAAACAAAATTGTAGGTTATAACTACCCACAAAGCCAACGCACCCATTCAAGCAACTGTGACCAGAAACAGAAGTCCTCACACACAACCTATTCAATAAACTTACAGATAAACTAAGACGGAGATCaaacagaaaaatgaagaaaagatgaTGAAGCCATGCTTCCGGCTGTTTGAGAAGTGAAAGATTCTTAACATTCTCCAAAATTATCAACATCCTCAGATTACAATATCTATAGGTTTAGTTCTTTATGCCACTAACTGAGCAAGAAACTGGATATTAGCAACAGTAAGAAACTGGATATTAGCAACAGTAAGTTGGTAACTGCAAGCTAAGAGTTCTTTGGCTGCACTAGTTGTAGACATAAACAGCTTATTCCAGCCAGCTGAGAAGTCTTTTTAACCCTAGAATATGTCCCTTATGTTGAGCAGGGTAAAAAATATTCATCATTAATCAGTTATGTGCTTTTCATCAGGTAGCTATCCAGTCTCCACTGAAGGACAAGGTAACTATCCAGTTGAAGAACGTATCTCTCTCTTTAAGCTTGTCAGCATCAGGCATAGTACAACTCATACAAAATATTGATAACAAAATAAATACTGCCCAAATTTATTGCAACTAATTTCACACATTCTCTCCTGAAGAATTTCACTTACCAGATCGAACATCTTCACTGATTTGGCCCCGTGCTTTGATTTGTTTAACAAGCATCCGATACATGAGTACCCACCAGTAAATGTGAAGAACGAGCAAGCAAAACAGAAGTGAATTGAATATATAGTAGTAAATTGGTCCTTCAAATTGGTGTCTCTCTTTATCCAATGTCTGGATAACTTCATAACTGTCATTTTCGAGAACAGATGAATTAAGACACAAATAAAAGGCAGTAAAACTGTGCGTCAGTCAGAGATACACATAACCTCATTACTGTCAGGTGGAGAAGTAAGAACAAGCATAAAAGTatgaaacaaatgaaaaatgtTCTACTTGTCAGTCCTGTATATACCTAGTTTTCATTCAGAAAAAGTGTTTTGCAAGAGCaaggagaaaaaggaaattgaaCTTATGTAGGAAAATAGAGGATATGCTACATGGAGAAGGAAGTGCCAAGTCAATTAAATTGCCAATGTTACCAAAGATGCATGTTCTCATGGATAACTTCTGCAGATGCTATTCTGAAAATAACcgaaggaaaaaatgaagagaCTAGGATAAATAAATTCCAATGGCAACAGGCTTTCATGATTTTTCAGACAAATTGGTAATTGACATATCAAACTAACTGCCTGTAGAGCTACATTAAAAGCTGAATATCTATTCCCAGACGCTTAAGAGTATTTAAAGTTCAGCATTTTGGAAGGTCAAATCACAATAATTCATGTGATTCCTGACTTCCTCAACAAAGCATTCAAAAGTTTACTGGACAGCACATGATTTAGTCCACTTGATTCTACATCAATAAGACCTTCTTGAAGAGCCAACCTCTGCTCCCTGGGAAACTACATAATACTTGACAATTAGATCCACAAGTAGGATCAAACGTCACTCTGACCCACCCTACTTAGCAGTAGCAACCTAGCCCCAGCATGTACATATTATTATGGATGCGTAAAGCAAATCTAGTCAATAGTCAATTGACAACTCCAAGGTGAATGGTGGATAAAGCAATTCAGAAACTAGTCACAATTATGAATGGTCACAAACGCCTATTGCTTCTTTAGCTGCAGCTACCATCAAGTTTCAAAACCCTAGCAGCTCAAGTTGTGGGGATTATATAAAAAGCATGAGCTACATTTTTGCTTGAAACCAAGGCAACCTTCAAAAAGTTGACAGTTATAAAAACTATGTAGAGAAGGATCCAAATAAGTTACCTTGTGCTCCAAAGGACCCAGAAAGGGAAGTAAGTAAGACGAAGTACTATCCAAGACAAAAcaaaaatgacaaatgaaaaGCTGGCAAGAGCTTCTGCACCACTGTACTTGGACATCTTTCCAATTTCCAGAAAAATATCACTAGCATCATGAAGGGCTAAAACAACTGAACCAACTCGAGCAAACCTGCAAGAGGCAACATATACCAACCAAACATTGTGTCAAAATCTCTCTGATTCTTTCTCTCTGaccgtgtgtgtgtgtgtctctCTCTCAATCTTGATCATCATTTTACATTACCCTGATATtcaattttcactttttcactcaGAAACAAGGATTATCATCACAGGGTAGACATGCTAATGCTTCATAGGCTTAAAGATTATGGCATGGCAATCTAACAAATTAGACAGAGATTGGAAATACTAGAACTATACCTGCATATGTAGGATAACCCTATAAGAATGGCAGTGGCAATATGATGACCCATTGAAACCCCAAAGTCTGAGCGCCTTGTTTCCCAAAAAATGAGGGCAAAGATTGAATATGTGTAAAATCCACCAGTATACATATAAAGTGCCTTCAATTTTGACCTGGATATCCACAAGACAGGAGCTCAACTAATTTGACAGTAGGAAGATATTCTAGTCAAAACATGATCAAACAAACAGAACAACAGGAAAGCAGCAGATAAAATGGTCAATCCTAATGAATGTCATTTGAGATTAAAAAAATCTTGCTTTTAGATCATTGAGAAGGACAGCTAAATGGGCCTTCCTCATCCCTTATCTCTCAGGTTTTCTTCATCATTCTCTTCCCCCAAAATTTCAATAAAGCTATTGTCTACTAAGAACTCAAAAGGTGAAAGATAAGGCACAAAGAAATCATACTTGTACTTCTGGTCAGGCCAGGCCTGATCCCCAGGCCCTACCCAAAAGTATTTTGTCTTTGTGAACCACGGCTCATTGTAAGTCACAGCAAGTGCAAATAACTCTGCAGAAAGGTAATAAATACATTTCCATGCTGATTCCTtgaatttccttattttctttctctgCTCATCTGTTACAGTCTCCTGCATCACATGCCCTTTTCCAAAAATCAATCTTTTGCCCACTTTCTGCAAAAGGTACTTCCATTTTAGATTGCGCAGAACAAATTCAAAGAAACTAGAGAAGATCTGAAAGGCTAGAAACAGAATTATCCAGTGCATGAAGCAAGGCTTTCCTCTTTTATGAAATTAAGTGAAGTTGTGAGGAAACAAGTAGTTAGCATGCAAATCACATGAAAAGAAGATAATAGAATAGCTTCCTCCAAACAATAGGCATTAGGTGGTCAACTTGCATTAGGCCAAACTCTAGGAGACTGCTGGTTTAAATATGACATGTACATCGTCTGATTGCTACTGACAAAAAACCACATTCATCATCTTGGAAAATTCTTAGCTGCAGATCCCTGCTCACATCTACCACAAGCAGTTTCCGAACACCATTTTCATATTTTTGAAACATGGAAATTGCCAATTTACTGTTTCGGAAGCCCATCTAGTGATTGAGGTCCCTAATTTCAATGGTCATAACAGATTTTTCCGAAAGAAAACCAAAGTAAGTTGATAGGATACTGACAATAAGGAAAGATCATGCATGCATAACTAAAACCAGATAGACACCTAAACCAATGAGTGCAAAGTTGAATCAACAATTAATCACAATGCTAGTGGTTTAACTTGATAGGAAACCTAATCATGACAGCTCAATGTTTAAGCAAGGAAATAGAAACATAAAGTTCAAGATAACAGGCACTGGTGAAGGGAAGCCATAAGGGCATCCAAACCTGACTATCGGAACAGAGATATTACACGAACCATGATTTGAGGACCCATGTAAGCGCACCAGAATGGAATCCATTAACAACTGGTATAATCTCATACATACTAGACGCCCAGAACTTCCCACTAGGCTACAGTACTACCAAAGGGGATAGCCAACAATTATACCCAGCTCCCCAGCTCATTATTCAGCTTTAGAGCATAGAACCTTCACAGACCAcaaaataactattttgtttATTCTAGAATGACATTCACAAGCCTTCTGCATTGCAAGTTGTAATCTAACTCCAAACACCTCACCTAGTCAGCTTTAAAAGTTAAACAAGCTTCTATTGCTCAACTAAATAGCTTAGCTCCCAATATAAATAGCAAAATCCAGTTGTCAACCAGCATTCT
This portion of the Coffea eugenioides isolate CCC68of chromosome 11, Ceug_1.0, whole genome shotgun sequence genome encodes:
- the LOC113753142 gene encoding ASC1-like protein — its product is MGLLESVVSMNWDHESYPENEDFLVLPLFAIFFLFIRFFLDRFVFEKVGKRLIFGKGHVMQETVTDEQRKKIRKFKESAWKCIYYLSAELFALAVTYNEPWFTKTKYFWVGPGDQAWPDQKYKSKLKALYMYTGGFYTYSIFALIFWETRRSDFGVSMGHHIATAILIGLSYICRFARVGSVVLALHDASDIFLEIGKMSKYSGAEALASFSFVIFVLSWIVLRLTYFPFWVLWSTSYEVIQTLDKERHQFEGPIYYYIFNSLLFCLLVLHIYWWVLMYRMLVKQIKARGQISEDVRSDSEGEDEHED